From the Amia ocellicauda isolate fAmiCal2 chromosome 12, fAmiCal2.hap1, whole genome shotgun sequence genome, the window tctggaggtccatcagaggggcaaggaggaagcctttaggaactggcatatacaagatctgggggagctcaggatcccgtgatgggacccacctccggggacggtcagttccccctgctggagcccgagtccaagatcttttaaccattttatggatgattgtttttaaaattatttttaaaattaatcttaactgtttttaaagatttagttgtttttaaatcactaattgttaaggggtttttggtttagttttgttataatttttttgtcaaatacattgtccgttttggatttaattttaaatgcattggaccttttttgtttgttttttatttttacctttttaattgtttctttattttgtccaatgcattttcagttattttcaatgtatttgacttttatgttggtgagcagtttttgctttaatcacgtttgttttgttgttttgtgcacatgtttatttgaagttaattattttgtttttcgttaaatcacaaagattttaaaaattttaagtgatttaaagaattgtattttaaagtttttaatcacaagtattaaaaatttgaatcgtttttttttatgtcatgtaaaatactatacacaataaaacagtattccccccacctttgggctgccctactggcacatacacacagacaccctccaggatcgctacaatattattattattatcatcatcatcattattataacAGTAgggctaataataattataatagtaatattatatgtttatgattattatgattgtagtttggatatgtgCAAGTCGACAACATGTTTTACAGTAAACGGATTTTAGACGGTGTGTCCAAGTTTCCTCTCTTATGGGGGTCCCGGACCCCACCCCTACAGTACCCCCTCAATTCGAACACTGGTTATGTGCTGTGTTGAGGTATGAACTGGATACAGTGTATGCACTCATATATGCACCgctatgtttgttttcttttttttatgtagtTTTGGTTGACATACAGTGACATGAGCAAGCGAGAAACCAGTCAACTCGGATAAACTTTGAAATAAACGTACAGCCATACaatcttaaaacaaatgtaactcAAAATaccctttatttattaatttacaataCAATCAGGGACAGCTCGCGAATCCgagcacatataaaaataaataggttATTTAGTTACAAGAAATCAAACATACGATCagtcacaaacaaacaaaatcaatttaAGATCAGTTCGGGATagagtttgatttctgtcacagagctctatatagatatatatatacagcaggGAAACCATAAGACTGTAGCAATAATCATAGCAGCCATAGACAGCAAACAGGtgactctttctctctctgattcagtgcagtttatttattatcagtGGGCCAGTGGGCGTGTATTAACCCTCCCTAGTAGTAGATTTGCTTCGCATTGTGCAATTAGTGGAATCCTTGTGCCTGTATTAGCCAGTAttacagattatatttatcaccGACAGAATTAACTTTAGGTACCAATGTGGTGAATGCACAAGCGCATCCATTGTGCATTGAGTGCAGTTCAATAATGCCAATGTAGAATCACATCTGCCACCTAGCGGTCCCATCTTGGTATCGCCCCCATAGTGGTTTGTGCCtcgaaaaaaaacacaaaaaaaaccaaCTACAAAATTACAGAAGTATAAATGAATCTGGTAAAATTCCGCTCAGCCCAGCCCGCACGGTGAGGCAACTGTACCGTGACTCAGCCCGGGGCCGGACGTGTTacaacacacacttacacaacaGCTGCAGGTTTCAGGAAGAAACGTGATTAGGTTTCTATTGTGTGTTTTACATAGGAaagtgcaaaagaaaaaaaacgactttaaattagaaacatttatatttatataatttataacaaCGATACGAAATAACATGTTTAGATTAGTTGTAGTTGTTTGTAGACTTTAgcggaaaacacacacacaactcgctctctctttcacagacacacacatttcagacaACAGCAATTTCTCAGGGGTCTGttcgtgtctgtctgtcccactGAGTCCACCACCCCGAGAGGAAAAAGTACACAATctacttgaaaaaatagataatCTCTGGTCCAGAAATTAGATCTAGGCCCAGTTGTAAGAAATTATTTTGTATCTTGGTGAGGCAAGAGAGAGTGGAGGCAGTCGCAGTGATCAGAGTCCGTCCAGTTTCTCCAGGAGGgggtgtggtggtggtggggagtCTCTCCTGGCACTCACATTGGCCCATCAGTAGTGTAGGTGGGGTTCCCCAGCCCCTCCCCAGCTGCCGCCCCCCGCACCTCCTTCCTCCTGCTCCGCCGCCTCCATAGCAGGTACCCCCCCACTGCTATGCTCAACAGCACCAGCACAGCGCCCGCTATCAGCCCCACCAGGAGCCCCACCTGGGTGTCCGGCTTGACCTGGAACTTGGAGCAGGAGCTTTCGGTCAGGGGGCTGGACCCGGCGGGGTTGACAGCCTGCACACACACCCTGTAGCTCCCACCCACCTCCAACCCCTCCAGCACCACAGTCCGGGTGCTCTCCCCAAACTCTACAGGTCCACGACCTTCCACCATCACCTTGTAGCGCTCCACGGTGGAGGTGGGGGCGCACCAGTGAACTCTGACCCCCGAAGCCTGCAGTGCCACTTCCTGCAGGAAGGGGGCCTCGGGAAGCTCCTGAGGCCCGCTGAGGCCTGGGCACAGACAGCCGCTTGCCTCCCTCAGCTGGGCGCAGGGTGTTTGGTTGTCATGGCAGCGGTTGTAGTCACAGGGCTGTGGGTTGAAGTCGGGGGTCGGGGCGGGTGGGGTCCCCCCGGACTCCTGGTCCGGGTCCTCATAGTCGATGTCGGTGAAGCGCAGCCCCGTCACGTACAGGATGCGGCCCCTCGTCGAGCCGGGTGGGGTCTTGGTCACATTTCCGCCCGTGGCGGCCAGCGGATTGGCCCAGCCGCCGCCTGTCAGGGTCAggaggaagagcaggaggaggacAGGCCTCCGGGAAGTGTGATTGGCTGCCATGGCACCTGTAATGCAAAACAGTCAGTCAGGCAGGCAAGCAGTCaatacagtagaatagtgctgttccaatagggcgctgtagtaacagtgcagtaggatactgctgttacaatagggggctgtagtaacagtgcagtagaatagtgctgttacaataggggtctgtagtaacagtacagtagaatagtgctgttacaataggggtctgtagtaacagtacagtagaatagtgctgttacaatagggggctgtagtaacagtgcagtagaatagtgctgttacaatggggggctgtagtaacagtgcagtagaatagtgctgttccaatagggggctgtagtaacagtacagtagaatactgctgttacaataggggggtGTAGAAACAGAACTGCAGATGTCatatcaacaacaaaacatcagacacttttgtcttttcttttctttatggCAAAGCATAAGAGTTGCCACACCTTGGATTTAAAGAACTTCCAACAGCAGCCCTGCCCCCCCCATACACTGACCTGTACTGACCCATATACACAGCACACATCGACCCCCGGGTCCATTTCGAaagctcagacacacacacacagtgtctacACAGCCGGCCATCAGAGAGGTGGGCCGATGCAGCAGAGAGCAGAACTTGCGGCGGTACAGCTATATGAACGGCGTCGGTCCTGGCAAAAGTAGGCACAGAACTTGCCTCgcaacccccccaacccccgtCCACAATACACTCTCTGTTTGCCACTACAGTTAGCAGTCCAGTCACATGCGGGACAAGGTCCTGCCAGGATCCCTGATGGTCACATTCCTCAATGTATACCCTCCCTCCCTGACTCACCTGCGGGGGGACAAATGGCTGTTGGGTTCCCTCTTCACTCTTCTTAAGTTTTCTCGGTGTAGCTGTtgtgcctctctctccctctctctttcgttCCTCCTCTCTCTTTTGTCTCTGCTTCAGTTCTCAGTTCCTTCTGCTTCTCTTCGCTCGCTCTCAGGGGCTCCCTTCTCCCCTTTGCTTGGCTCTCTTTTATAATCCTTCAGtgctcccccctccctctccctctccttccccttccctcccctccccttctcctcctcccccctctcactctctctctctctctctcgctctctttctgtgtgtgcgtgtcagtgagGCTGGGCTGCAGTTGTGTGTGGGGTGAGAGACTGCTGCTGggagatagtgtgtgtgtgtgttcatgagATAGGCAGTGTGTGttctgtggtgtgtgtgtcaatgtatgtCTGTGAGCATGTGGGTGTGGGAGTTTTAGATCTAAagtcagaaagagagagagagacagagaaaaagagagatgcAGGTGTGTCTTCTGCTTAGATGTGAGGGAGAGGGTTTGGGGAGTATGGCAGCCACAGTAATGGGGTTCTagagtgaggggagggaggctCTGGAAGTGACACAATGGGTTATAGAGTGAGAGGTGGATCAGGTCAGTAGGAGACACCAGGGCTGtagaccctgctgtactgtactgtgtctctccaggCACTGTCCTACAGTAGGAAGTCAATACCAGTTAGAGAGTTCTAGAATGGAGGGTAGAGGGCTCTAACCAAATCATAAACTACATTCACTGTGAGGGGAGGGGGTTAAGAGAGAATGGGAATGAGACTGTCTGCTTACTGTACAACATCTGGTTCTCATACTGAGACTCATTAATGGAAATTCAATATCtcacatgtgtatgtgtgtgtgtgcgtgtgtgtctgtgtaagtgAGCATGAgagtgtgtatatctgtgttgtatgtgtgtgtgtctgtctgtaccggtattgtgtctatgtgtgtgtgtctgtacttgtgttgtgtctatgtgtgtgtgtgtctgtgtaacccTGCATGCTGATGAATCATACCCTGGCCATCTCTCACGCTCCTCTGACACATTTCCCATTGTTGTACAAGACCTGTCTTCCCATATAAGGCAGGATGAGGATGGAGGGTGGGCAAGCTGGGGCAGGCGGCGAGTGGTCATGAATCAGGCAAACGCTGCTCATTACAGACAAGGGATGGAGGATGGAGGGGGTGTATAGTGGGAGCATTCCTgcagactgacacacagcaaCCTGCCCACGAATCAGCAGCCCCAGggctgcttttctttctttccatttgCTAATAGTGGTGGCGACCTGAGTTACTTGTgctaatgatatatatatatatatatatatatatatatatatatatatatatatataaaatcatatatattgtttgtcgttgctaggggggtgggggtgggcggAGGTTACCCGTCCTGGAAACAGAGGTGCAGTACGATTCTGCGGGATGTGTTGTGCGGTTGTTTGGGCAACCAGACGAGCATCCAATTACCTTCCTGTCCCGATCCTCACCCCTTCTGGCTTtgtattttcaatttattttatttatgttttgatttattacTGTGCTGACAGTAACGGAGTTCTAGAGTTGACAGGGGTCTGAAACAGTACCGGAGAGTTCTAGAGCGCGGGGGGGCTGGAATGGTAGCAGGGAGTTTCTGGAGTATGGGCTTCTAGAGTGAAAGTGGGAGGGGGGGGCGGCATTAGACCTCTGACCAGGTTCTAGAGCAGGCAAGTAGGATGGAGACCCTGTGTTGCCCTTAATCACTGTTcaaaactgtttggaaaacCGCTCTATAATTTGAAATTGATTGTTCCTTCCATGTGCAGGGTACGTACAATATCTGACCGTTCTAGATTTCTAGCAGGTTAGTCCTGTAAGAGAAGGATCTTAttctggggggggtgggggggcaataAATCCTATGAGAAGCAAAACCCTGATCAATCTCAAAATTACATCTCCTTCCTTCCTGTAGCTCACGGTCGATGTCCCTTGGGCACTGTGGACACAAGGAAGGAGACAGTGGACATCACTCAACAAGGTCATCCTCCTCGGTGGTTGGTCCACACCTCAGCTGGAATGGAGGGTTTACATAAGAGGAACCAGTGGCACAGACAAGGGAGTTTGCGCTGTTCAGAGGGTGAGGGGAGACAACAGGCACACGGCTGAGTCAGCACATCGAAACAGATGTATATACATGGAAATTTCGATTTGAAAGTGTTTGTGCTGCAATGCAGATCAGCAGCCAGCTTCCTGTCAGATTATGGTGATTTGCCTCCCCTGTTCAGTCTGTGGGGAGCCGGTGCAGCACCAGTCACCGGAGAAATAGCTCACATTTTTGTGCTTTCTTGCTtaaattcagtttgtttttcgATGAAGACAATTAATCCTATCCCAGTCCTATTCTGGACTGTTCTATAACATAAATGGCAGGGGAACTAAACACCCAGTGGTTCTTGAACATGGTACAGTATTATTTCACTATCAAAGTTCTAAAGTAACTTCCCCTTGCAGTCAGTGGATTTAAGCTTtgtgtgtaaaatattttttattcattattattagaaaGCACAATTTGCCGATGCTGCCTGCGATACCAGAACAGGTTGAATAAGACAGGAACATGTCCTGTTGGCTCGGCTCGGCTGTTCGGGACCATGCCCTGACTGCTGCTCTAGTTATAAAGAGTCCCTCAGAATTTccaaaatctataaataaaacaaaaactgaaaaatgtctGGAAATTTTGCCCCATAACAATCCTATTCCACCCCTCCCCTTGAGACCTCCCatcacacacacgcgcacacatcTGGCTTTGTTTACAGTATGGGAAACTTTCAGCACTTGGCAGGACATATTGtatccaccccacccccccggcCGCCCGGATCCCACATCGCTCTGACTCTGACAGCCCACAGCCACCGCAGCCCCTGGTCTGGAAGTATGAGCTGACATCACTCCAGGATCAGGTCTGCGGGCCCCTGTCTGCCCATATTTGGTTGGGTCTATGGCTACCGTGGCGACGGCATGAGTGTGTGGGGGAGTGACACAGAGCCCCCTTCCTCCTGAATGGGGATTTTGGCACTGGAGAGACATTGCAGGTGGCTTgacgagggggggggggggggaagtggTATTCTAAACTCTCCGGCTGTTTGCCGAAGAAGTCACTGCCAAAGCACTAGAGCTTAACTAGCAATTTCTCATAAACTTAAGCCCCTCATCACAATGGCACACCAGCCAGAGTGctgactggggggggggggggtcgagGAGCCACccgcaggagagagagagagttgacaGGCCCGGCGCACTGTGGAACTCATTCAGCTCGGACCCGCTCAATGGAAGCGGAGAGACCGGACTGGACAGACAGTGTCCGAGCCTGGGGCAGCAGGGGTCGGAGTGGGAGGCCTGTGTGGGAGGGAGTGTGGCCACCCCCATAGACACCTGTTTCCTGAGACTGCAGTACGTGGAGACTGCAGCTCTGCCTTCTGATggattatttgttttcaaatatgtattttctcctccaccTATCAGGCTGTGATGCAGTGGTGGGGACACAGAGACAGCATggccctgtgtgagtgtgttagtagCCCCCTGCACCCGGCCTGGCACCCCTGCATCCTCCGGGTTGGGCTCCGTCTCACCCAGTGGTTATTGAGAACGAAGGGATGACTGGCAGATCGTCCCGTACTTACTCACACACCGCAGCACAGAGCCTCCCTGCCcacaagacacagacagagcaTCACTGTCCGGGCAGGGCTGTGTTGCAATATCGGTGTGGTCTGAGATGCAAGGCgattggggggggggagggggttccCGTCAGGCTGCCTGTTTTCTCAGCTGAATGGGCGACAGACTAGATAAGCTGCTGATCAGGGTGGCAGATCTTAATAACAAGTGGGCCGCCATGCGCAGGGCTGTGTGTCAGAGGCAGGCCTGGGCTCGtgcaggacagagagagggggggtgtagcgggaaaatgtaatttaacggttttctttatattctttattaTGAACGGTTTCATGTTGTTCATTCAGTTTTGTCGACAAAGCAATCATGTCTCTGTCTTGGGTTCATTGTTTCTTGTATTGTTTACACCTGTTGTCTTTAGTTTAGTTAATTCAACCACTGCCTTCtaggatattcaatcagctagaacagttaaacagtataaagattgtgtgttttggggcacaggtatttggttgAGGACTTTGTCTTGGATAAACATCTGCTGcctgaagaatgctgaccagcacccATCAGCTCAAACACTtcaactgtattttaaatgagATGTTATCACTTCTGAGAGATAGGACTGTAATCCATTGTCTAGctgaagatacaaaaatacTTCTCCAACTTACATCATTAGTGCTTTTCTTCACTTCCTGTTGGAGGAGGGCtctgggttaacctgtattcctgtttctgtgaaataaacttgttacttctgtGGTGATTCCTGAGGGGTGGGGAGTCTGTTCAGTTGCTCATTGAGCCCAGACTTgcaaatcagtcagtcagtgcgttTCTCCCTCTACACCTAACGCGTGCAcaggcacgcacacacacatacaacagaAAAGGTGACACAGTTGCTTGTCTTTGCAAATCCTTTTATAAATCCCAGAGTTTTAACAGCAGACCCCCAGCCCATAACACAGCCACAGACACGTCCTATTAACAGCACAGGAGCAATAATCACCAGCATCATCATCATGACTAAAACTACAAGGACACGCATTTCAGATCAACATGTTACAAAAATAGAGCTGCAACGACATCTCATAAATAgatataaaatgtatgaaacattataatatgtatatatatattttttttaaaccccacACTAAGTATatcttatatatttatatgtgtgtattaaaacacaaaacagtccAAAACATACACAGCTCTTTGGTAGAGTAATGTGTTGTGTGAAGCTTTGGCACAGTTCcccacacatatgcacacacacacacacacacacacacacacacacacacacacagtgtaccatGCAGTCTCTGTTGTGTACCAATACTACTGTAACTAcaacttctactactactacaactacaacaacaacaacaacaacaactgctgCCACAATGTAGCTGGTGTGATGCCCGCAGTGCAGCCTATGATTGACACATCATTGGAACAGCAATGCTCTGAGCAGCTCACAGGACAGCAGGGCAGAGAGGAACAGACATTGTGCACGTCTACACGTCCCATGCCAACTTCCTGGCCAAGTTAGGAACAAATAAGGAACTCCAGTGGATTTCTATAGCCCCTACCCACACAATTTTTGCACAACATTCAACCAACCTGTGAGAGTGTGtaattgtgtctgtgtgactgtgagagtgtgtgtgtgtatgtgactgTGCGTTTTAGAgtatgtgtggatgtgtgtgtgcgtttgttaaAGGGGATTCTCTTGCCAGTTAAATTGCAGTTAAAGCATTTCCCGatgataatttatattta encodes:
- the LOC136764623 gene encoding LRRN4 C-terminal-like protein, which codes for MAANHTSRRPVLLLLFLLTLTGGGWANPLAATGGNVTKTPPGSTRGRILYVTGLRFTDIDYEDPDQESGGTPPAPTPDFNPQPCDYNRCHDNQTPCAQLREASGCLCPGLSGPQELPEAPFLQEVALQASGVRVHWCAPTSTVERYKVMVEGRGPVEFGESTRTVVLEGLEVGGSYRVCVQAVNPAGSSPLTESSCSKFQVKPDTQVGLLVGLIAGAVLVLLSIAVGGYLLWRRRSRRKEVRGAAAGEGLGNPTYTTDGPM